A portion of the Sulfuricurvum kujiense DSM 16994 genome contains these proteins:
- a CDS encoding flagellin — protein sequence MGFRINTNIAAMTAHTSGVMNNRNLDESLSKLSSGLRINKAADDASGMVIANALRNQANSLGQAISNGNDAIGLIQTADGALNEYSKILDTIKTKAVQASSDGQNTSSRLAIQKDISRLMEELNTIAKTTSFNGQKLLSGSFTNKTIQMGASSNEGVNFSVASTEPNKIGHTSRAQLNLASEVGSVQLTMKSALTGENITMKAIDIQYNNTPENGMGALADEINSHSGITGIRAKAVVEVTSGSAIAAGTTGSGFAINGINIGAINVKANDGDGALMAAINGKTTQTGVAATITDDGKITLKATDGRAIKVEGNVSDVFGGTANQLSTVGYIELVQKGAAEFQVSGIGAGAVGGTINLSGATSMVKDSILAAGSSIAVGSTLKVGTTIGGDVNLTAATTLVLDGTLKAGTTAAAGTTFAKGTTMGAAVNLTAAVALSADMYITAGSTLVSGTIFDAGTLVQQDFTVNGVTYHKGDVLSSDVTLTASLTLTSDMTINVDLSGTANSSIATASTINVGSVLGGNIVSSSTATVSEDMTLKSGSILAAASKLKAGSVLGADTVNSSAVTTYTTTDLKAGSSLAAASTLKEGSTIGGTVINSSAITLNADMTIKAGSTLATGTVIKAGTVLMQDLTAAQTGASAMSAGDKVTVDITTGAAITLSADLTLLRGTGTAPTIAAGSTLMPNTENSGRVGIDAGEVTNLSSISVLNLTDAMKAIDTLDAAIGDLDTIRADLGSVQNQLTATINNISVTQVNVKAAESQLRDVDFAAESANFSKFNILAQSGSYAMSQANAVQQNVLKLLQ from the coding sequence ATGGGTTTTCGAATTAACACTAACATCGCAGCAATGACTGCCCATACAAGTGGGGTAATGAACAATCGTAATTTGGACGAGTCTCTCTCCAAACTCAGTTCAGGTCTTCGTATTAACAAAGCCGCAGACGATGCATCAGGGATGGTTATTGCCAATGCGCTTCGTAACCAAGCAAACTCTCTGGGACAAGCGATCTCTAACGGTAACGATGCAATCGGTTTGATCCAAACGGCGGACGGTGCACTCAACGAGTACTCAAAAATCCTCGACACCATTAAAACCAAAGCAGTTCAAGCATCATCTGATGGGCAAAACACCTCTTCACGTCTTGCGATTCAAAAAGATATCAGCCGTTTGATGGAAGAGCTTAACACCATTGCAAAAACTACCTCTTTCAACGGTCAGAAACTCCTCTCCGGATCGTTTACCAATAAAACTATCCAAATGGGTGCCAGCTCAAACGAAGGGGTCAACTTTTCGGTTGCTTCAACAGAGCCGAATAAAATCGGTCATACCAGCCGTGCTCAATTGAACCTCGCTTCGGAAGTGGGAAGTGTGCAATTGACGATGAAAAGTGCCTTGACGGGTGAAAACATCACGATGAAAGCAATCGATATTCAATACAATAATACACCGGAAAACGGTATGGGTGCATTGGCCGATGAGATCAACTCCCACAGCGGTATTACCGGTATCCGTGCCAAAGCGGTCGTTGAAGTAACCTCTGGAAGTGCGATTGCGGCGGGTACTACAGGATCGGGATTTGCGATTAACGGAATCAACATCGGGGCGATCAATGTCAAAGCCAATGACGGCGACGGCGCATTGATGGCGGCGATCAATGGCAAAACCACCCAAACGGGTGTTGCGGCAACGATCACCGATGATGGAAAAATAACCCTCAAAGCAACCGACGGTCGTGCGATCAAAGTAGAGGGGAATGTGAGTGACGTCTTCGGCGGAACGGCGAATCAGCTCTCTACGGTCGGATACATCGAACTGGTTCAAAAAGGGGCGGCAGAGTTCCAAGTCAGCGGTATCGGTGCCGGTGCCGTCGGAGGGACGATCAACCTCTCAGGGGCTACCAGTATGGTTAAAGACTCAATCCTTGCGGCTGGCTCTTCGATCGCCGTCGGTTCGACGTTGAAAGTGGGAACCACCATCGGGGGAGATGTTAACTTGACTGCAGCTACCACGTTGGTCTTGGACGGAACCCTCAAAGCGGGAACGACCGCAGCAGCGGGAACGACATTTGCCAAAGGGACCACAATGGGAGCCGCTGTTAATCTAACGGCTGCCGTAGCTCTTTCGGCCGATATGTATATCACGGCCGGTTCTACCCTCGTAAGCGGTACGATTTTTGATGCAGGTACGTTAGTACAACAAGACTTTACCGTCAACGGCGTGACGTACCACAAAGGGGATGTTCTCTCTTCGGACGTTACGTTGACGGCATCCTTAACCCTTACCTCTGATATGACGATCAACGTCGATCTCAGCGGTACTGCCAACTCCTCTATTGCCACAGCATCGACCATCAACGTCGGTTCGGTACTCGGCGGTAACATTGTCAGCAGTTCCACCGCTACCGTATCGGAAGATATGACGCTCAAATCGGGATCAATTCTTGCGGCCGCTTCCAAACTCAAAGCGGGATCGGTGCTCGGTGCCGATACGGTCAACTCATCCGCCGTTACAACCTATACAACGACTGATTTGAAAGCGGGAAGCTCTTTGGCCGCCGCAAGTACGCTCAAAGAGGGTTCAACGATCGGGGGGACGGTCATCAACTCATCCGCCATTACCCTCAATGCGGATATGACGATCAAAGCGGGTTCAACCCTCGCAACCGGTACCGTGATCAAAGCGGGAACCGTTCTGATGCAAGATCTTACTGCCGCTCAAACCGGTGCTTCAGCAATGAGTGCGGGGGATAAAGTAACGGTCGATATCACGACCGGTGCGGCTATCACCCTCTCTGCAGATTTGACATTGCTTCGCGGAACAGGTACGGCTCCGACCATCGCTGCCGGATCAACGTTGATGCCGAATACGGAGAACTCCGGTCGGGTTGGAATCGATGCGGGCGAGGTGACGAACCTCTCCAGTATCAGCGTCCTCAATCTCACAGATGCCATGAAAGCGATCGATACTCTCGATGCCGCTATCGGGGATCTCGATACGATCCGCGCAGACCTCGGTTCGGTTCAAAACCAGTTGACGGCTACAATTAACAACATCAGCGTGACTCAAGTTAACGTTAAAGCGGCGGAATCACAACTCCGTGATGTCGATTTCGCGGCAGAGAGTGCAAACTTCTCTAAATTTAACATCCTTGCACAATCAGGAAGCTATGCGATGAGCCAAGCCAACGCTGTGCAGCAAAACGTTTTAAAACTCCTCCAATAA
- a CDS encoding flagellin, which yields MGFRINTNISAMNAHSNSVMNNRNLDESLSKLSSGLRINKAADDASGMVIANALRNQANSLGQAISNGNDGIGLIQTADGALNEYSKILDTIKTKAVQASSDGQNTSSRLAIQKDINRLMEELNTIAKTTSFNGQKLLSGSFTNKTIQMGASSNEGVNFSVASAETNKIGHTSRATLNLASEVGSVQLTMKSALTGENITMKAIDIQYNNTPENGMGALADEINSHSGITGIRAKAVVEVTSGSAIAAGATGTDFTINGINIGAINTKANDGDGALMAAINAKTAQTGVAATITDDGKMTLKSTDGRAIKVQGNVGDVFGGTANQLSTVGYIELVQKGAAEFQVSGIGAGAVGGTINLSGATSMVKDSILAAGSSIAVGSTLKVGTTIGGDVNLSAATTLVLDGTLKAGTTLLSATTFAKGTTTGAAFNTSAAVALSSDMFITAGSTLVSGSILDSGTVVQQDFTVNGVTYSKGDTLTSDVTLTASLTLTSDMTINVDLSGTANSSIAAASTINVGSVLGGNLVSSSSATVSEDMTLKSGSIIAAASKLKAGSVLGADTVNSSAVTTYTTTDLKAGSSLAAASTLKEGSTIGGTVINSSAITLNSDMTIKAGSTLATGTVIKAGTVLTQDLTAAQTGAAAMSAGDKVTVDITTGAAITLSEDMTLLRGDGTAPTIAAGSTFMPNTENSGSVGIDAGEVTNLSSVSVLNLTDAMKAIDTLDAAIGDLDTIRADLGSVQNQLTATINNISVTQVNVKAAESQLRDVDFAAESANFSKFNILAQSGSYAMSQANAVQQNVLRLLQ from the coding sequence ATGGGTTTCAGAATTAATACTAACATTTCGGCGATGAACGCTCACAGTAATAGCGTAATGAACAATCGTAATTTGGACGAGTCTCTCTCCAAACTCAGTTCAGGTCTTCGTATTAACAAAGCCGCAGACGATGCATCAGGGATGGTTATTGCCAATGCGCTTCGTAACCAAGCAAATTCTCTGGGACAAGCGATCTCTAATGGTAACGACGGTATTGGTTTGATCCAAACGGCGGATGGTGCACTCAACGAGTACTCAAAAATCCTCGACACCATTAAAACCAAAGCAGTTCAAGCATCATCTGATGGGCAAAACACCTCTTCACGTCTTGCGATTCAAAAAGATATCAACCGTTTGATGGAAGAGCTTAACACCATTGCAAAAACTACCTCTTTCAACGGTCAGAAACTCCTCTCCGGATCGTTTACCAATAAAACTATCCAAATGGGTGCCAGCTCAAACGAAGGGGTTAACTTTTCGGTTGCTTCTGCAGAGACTAATAAAATCGGTCATACCAGCCGTGCGACATTGAACCTCGCTTCGGAAGTGGGAAGTGTGCAATTGACGATGAAAAGTGCCTTGACGGGTGAAAACATCACGATGAAAGCAATCGATATTCAATACAATAATACACCGGAAAACGGTATGGGTGCATTGGCCGATGAGATCAACTCCCACAGCGGTATTACCGGTATCCGTGCCAAAGCGGTCGTTGAAGTAACCTCTGGAAGTGCGATTGCAGCGGGTGCTACGGGAACCGATTTCACTATCAACGGAATCAACATCGGAGCAATCAATACTAAAGCCAATGACGGCGACGGCGCATTGATGGCGGCGATCAACGCGAAAACCGCCCAAACGGGTGTTGCGGCAACGATCACCGATGATGGAAAAATGACCCTCAAATCAACCGACGGTCGTGCGATCAAAGTACAGGGGAACGTCGGTGACGTCTTCGGCGGAACGGCGAATCAGCTCTCTACGGTCGGATACATCGAACTGGTTCAAAAAGGGGCGGCAGAGTTTCAAGTCAGCGGTATCGGTGCCGGTGCCGTCGGAGGGACGATCAACCTCTCAGGGGCTACCAGTATGGTTAAAGACTCAATCCTTGCGGCTGGCTCTTCGATCGCCGTCGGTTCGACGTTGAAAGTGGGAACCACCATCGGGGGAGATGTTAACTTGTCTGCAGCTACCACGTTGGTCTTGGACGGAACCCTCAAAGCGGGGACAACCCTTCTATCGGCAACGACATTTGCCAAAGGGACCACAACGGGAGCCGCTTTCAATACGTCAGCTGCCGTAGCGCTTTCATCGGATATGTTCATCACGGCCGGTTCTACCCTCGTAAGCGGTTCTATCCTTGACTCAGGAACCGTAGTACAACAAGACTTTACCGTCAACGGCGTAACGTACAGCAAAGGGGATACTCTCACTTCGGACGTTACGTTGACGGCATCCTTAACCCTTACCTCTGATATGACGATCAACGTCGATCTCAGCGGTACTGCCAACTCTTCCATTGCCGCAGCGTCGACCATCAACGTCGGTTCGGTACTCGGCGGTAACCTTGTCAGCAGTTCGAGTGCAACCGTATCGGAAGATATGACGCTCAAATCGGGATCAATTATTGCGGCCGCTTCCAAACTCAAAGCGGGATCGGTACTCGGTGCCGATACGGTCAACTCATCCGCCGTTACAACCTATACAACGACTGATTTGAAAGCGGGAAGCTCTTTGGCCGCCGCAAGTACGCTCAAAGAGGGTTCAACGATCGGGGGGACGGTCATCAACTCATCCGCCATTACCCTCAATTCGGATATGACGATCAAAGCGGGTTCAACCCTCGCAACCGGTACCGTGATCAAAGCGGGAACCGTTCTGACTCAGGATCTTACCGCCGCTCAAACCGGTGCAGCAGCAATGAGTGCGGGGGATAAAGTAACGGTCGATATCACGACCGGTGCAGCTATCACCCTCTCTGAAGATATGACATTGCTTCGCGGAGATGGTACGGCTCCGACCATCGCTGCCGGATCAACCTTTATGCCGAATACGGAGAACTCCGGTAGTGTCGGAATCGATGCGGGCGAGGTGACGAACCTCTCCAGTGTCAGCGTCCTCAATCTCACAGATGCCATGAAAGCGATCGATACTCTCGATGCCGCTATCGGGGATCTCGATACGATCCGCGCAGACCTCGGTTCGGTTCAAAACCAGTTGACGGCTACAATTAACAACATCAGCGTGACTCAAGTTAACGTTAAAGCGGCGGAATCACAACTCCGTGATGTCGATTTCGCGGCAGAGAGTGCAAACTTCTCTAAATTTAACATCCTTGCACAATCAGGAAGCTATGCGATGAGCCAAGCCAATGCTGTGCAGCAAAACGTATTGAGATTGTTACAATAG
- a CDS encoding type II secretion system GspH family protein, with amino-acid sequence MRQGFMLIEVMLAIVMAGILAAVLATMGYYTVIQGNTLKQQNSKTMLEVIRSRLLNTASNPDNDAYFELLKEVNATVPVVIGLGKDAWGRNISYTTYDFGTHNTNATYADNNTTSISPNANVLGRLLSRGEDGILQTNATHSSAQGDDILLEIGIGETNHMKLYNGSEVSTQTRGYNSAIVALSTDPYPASPINGTILFLRDTNVTKIYDSNTSDWIQISP; translated from the coding sequence ATGAGACAAGGATTTATGCTTATCGAAGTAATGCTTGCCATTGTCATGGCAGGAATTTTGGCAGCAGTACTGGCGACTATGGGATATTACACAGTTATTCAAGGCAATACTCTAAAACAGCAAAACAGCAAAACGATGCTTGAAGTGATCCGAAGCCGATTACTCAATACTGCTTCAAATCCGGATAATGATGCCTATTTTGAACTACTAAAAGAGGTAAATGCTACCGTTCCGGTTGTGATTGGTTTGGGGAAAGACGCATGGGGTCGTAATATCAGCTACACGACCTACGATTTTGGTACCCATAATACAAACGCCACTTATGCCGATAATAATACGACATCCATCTCTCCCAATGCAAATGTACTCGGCCGTCTCCTCAGCCGAGGGGAAGACGGTATTTTACAAACCAATGCGACCCATTCGAGTGCTCAGGGTGATGATATACTGCTCGAAATCGGGATCGGTGAAACCAACCATATGAAACTCTATAACGGTTCGGAAGTCTCCACACAGACCCGCGGATACAACAGCGCAATCGTCGCCCTTTCAACCGACCCCTATCCGGCTTCGCCTATTAACGGAACCATTTTATTTCTACGCGATACCAACGTAACCAAAATTTACGATTCCAATACATCCGACTGGATTCAAATTTCTCCCTAA
- a CDS encoding pseudaminic acid biosynthesis-associated methylase, with the protein MSKFSTEQEKFWAGEFGDDYISRNRGENLIASNTVIFARLFQRIQKIESIIEFGANIGMNIHAIGNLLPKAYLSAVEINAVAVEHLKKIPDLNIYHQSILEFESERHYDLVFTKGVLIHIDPNELQNVYERMYKSSKRYIAMVEYHSPSPVELDYRGHKEKLFKRDFAGELWEKYPDLTLLDYGFFYGRDPRHGQEDVNWFLFEKK; encoded by the coding sequence ATGAGTAAATTTAGCACTGAGCAAGAAAAATTTTGGGCAGGAGAGTTCGGAGATGATTACATTTCACGAAATCGAGGAGAAAACTTAATCGCATCCAATACCGTAATCTTCGCCCGACTCTTTCAGCGTATACAGAAGATAGAGTCGATCATTGAGTTTGGTGCTAACATCGGAATGAATATACATGCTATTGGGAACCTTCTTCCCAAGGCATATCTCTCAGCAGTAGAAATCAATGCCGTTGCAGTTGAGCACCTCAAAAAAATACCGGATTTGAATATTTATCACCAATCCATTTTAGAATTTGAATCTGAACGGCACTATGATCTGGTTTTTACTAAAGGGGTTTTGATTCATATTGACCCAAATGAACTCCAAAATGTTTATGAACGAATGTATAAGAGCAGCAAGCGATATATAGCAATGGTTGAGTATCACAGTCCATCTCCCGTTGAACTGGATTATCGAGGGCATAAAGAAAAATTATTTAAACGGGATTTTGCCGGAGAGTTGTGGGAAAAATATCCTGACCTCACCCTTTTGGATTACGGATTTTTTTACGGGCGCGATCCTCGACATGGACAAGAAGATGTCAACTGGTTTTTATTTGAAAAAAAGTAA
- a CDS encoding 6-hydroxymethylpterin diphosphokinase MptE-like protein has protein sequence MSAEIITEALNTFQKNLLFLERNYPELYERINLLNLLIEAEEYIERYALEYKEEGYFDVLELSSNELLYKENSYEHAKRVTEGVNFKRTGGIFYAQRLAAATDEQAEYIDKSELSFHNVLWATIKIINYVKRYTSYETYMQSVDKIIFIGIGLGLYVESIADKLKSQVVFIKEKNLEIFRLSLFVTDYEKLAVNRYLYFSITDDTEKERENFMPFLHKGNNHNLYMKFIPFTLDYEEEVKRLQTHVFSQSYINYGYSPMLLRYIDSPRYLIREYSFLNIGRYYVDNLFSKKPVLLLFSGPSTLKNIRWVQENSDRFIIVSALSTCRLLSSYNISPDVVMHIDPGENTAALFEGLDIAEYFKNTVVILSANVDEATVQKFDKKSIHFIDQGTHYKRGFGTLSAPSVGEYTYALFLILGAANMFLLGIDMALDSETLQSHGDFHPDQFTGKVDKENASLEASEAIEFVPGNFLEQVPTLAAYKLSIWQLEMFTDKFKQDYHRIYNLSNGALLQGCEPLRIGEYDWGQWNVLDKKEIHQPLKDFFQSIGSTEFNEEDKGWIKYQIKTAKALEKIIKQHQKKKFAHPEAYLNSLTKLSIELSDMDYKTNSNLAQVYYEYFLIVLSYIYALFNTQELSNPNKHVVQMHRMLDDQLLKISKTYLSKMESYLE, from the coding sequence ATGTCTGCCGAAATCATTACCGAAGCGCTGAACACGTTTCAAAAAAACCTTCTTTTTCTCGAAAGAAATTACCCTGAACTTTATGAAAGAATAAATCTTTTAAATCTTTTGATCGAGGCAGAGGAATATATCGAGCGATATGCCCTTGAGTACAAAGAAGAGGGGTACTTTGACGTTTTGGAACTCTCCAGCAATGAATTGCTGTATAAAGAAAACAGCTATGAACATGCGAAAAGGGTAACTGAGGGTGTAAATTTCAAACGTACCGGCGGTATTTTTTATGCGCAGCGTTTGGCTGCTGCTACGGATGAACAAGCCGAATACATTGATAAAAGCGAACTTTCGTTTCATAATGTATTATGGGCGACGATTAAAATTATTAATTATGTCAAGCGATATACATCGTATGAAACCTATATGCAGAGTGTTGATAAAATTATTTTTATCGGTATTGGATTGGGATTATACGTAGAAAGCATCGCCGACAAATTAAAATCACAAGTCGTATTTATAAAAGAAAAAAATCTTGAGATATTCAGACTCTCTTTATTTGTCACCGATTATGAAAAACTTGCAGTTAATCGGTACCTTTATTTTTCAATCACCGATGATACTGAAAAAGAGAGAGAAAATTTTATGCCGTTTTTGCATAAAGGAAATAATCATAATTTATACATGAAGTTCATCCCTTTTACACTGGATTATGAAGAGGAAGTAAAACGTCTTCAAACGCACGTATTCTCTCAAAGCTATATCAATTATGGCTACAGTCCGATGCTGCTGCGTTATATCGATTCTCCTCGCTATTTGATTAGAGAATATTCTTTTCTCAATATCGGTCGTTACTATGTCGATAATCTTTTTTCAAAGAAACCGGTCTTACTCCTTTTTTCCGGTCCATCAACCCTTAAAAATATCCGATGGGTGCAAGAAAACAGTGATCGTTTTATCATCGTCAGTGCACTTTCAACCTGCCGACTTTTGAGCAGTTACAATATTTCTCCCGATGTCGTCATGCATATCGATCCGGGAGAAAATACCGCAGCACTGTTCGAAGGGCTGGATATCGCCGAATATTTTAAAAATACTGTTGTTATTCTCTCCGCCAATGTTGATGAAGCGACCGTCCAAAAATTCGATAAAAAGAGTATCCATTTTATTGATCAGGGGACACATTACAAACGAGGATTCGGGACACTGTCGGCTCCGAGCGTCGGAGAGTATACGTATGCGCTGTTTTTAATCCTCGGCGCAGCTAATATGTTTTTGTTGGGAATCGATATGGCGTTGGACAGTGAGACATTGCAATCACATGGAGACTTCCATCCCGATCAGTTTACCGGTAAAGTGGATAAAGAGAACGCATCATTGGAAGCTTCGGAAGCGATAGAGTTTGTACCGGGGAACTTTTTAGAGCAGGTTCCGACACTTGCCGCGTATAAACTCTCTATTTGGCAATTGGAAATGTTTACGGATAAATTTAAACAAGATTATCATCGTATCTATAATCTAAGCAACGGAGCATTGTTGCAGGGGTGTGAACCGCTCCGTATCGGTGAATACGATTGGGGTCAGTGGAATGTTTTGGATAAAAAAGAGATACATCAACCGCTGAAAGATTTTTTTCAATCCATCGGATCGACAGAGTTTAATGAGGAAGATAAGGGATGGATAAAATATCAAATAAAAACAGCAAAAGCGCTAGAAAAAATTATTAAACAGCATCAAAAAAAGAAGTTTGCTCATCCGGAGGCTTATCTTAACTCTTTGACAAAACTCTCGATTGAGTTGAGTGACATGGACTACAAAACAAATTCAAATCTTGCACAGGTTTATTATGAATATTTTTTGATAGTGTTGAGTTATATCTATGCCCTTTTTAATACACAGGAGCTGAGTAACCCGAATAAACATGTAGTACAAATGCATCGGATGTTGGATGATCAATTGTTAAAGATATCGAAAACCTATCTATCGAAAATGGAAAGTTATTTGGAGTAA
- a CDS encoding N-acetyl sugar amidotransferase, with translation MTKQMIFTDTPPDNYGEPLYKEYLQYCTRCCMPSSNEGMQFDELGICLACRAQEQKMRINWKKSEEVLRETLESYKERSGDNYDCIIPISGGKDSVFQLHVLKKVYGMKPLAVTFNHNWYSEIGRYNLENALEKLEIDHIMFTPNKALVKKLFVKSFYKIGDSCWHCHAGVGAFPLQIAVKFNIPLLIWGESVCESSGRADFRDNVQKFDRDYFTKVSAKLYPEQMIDEEITRKDLKPFELPSFEDIERVGVVGLHLGDYLFWDDERQMEFIKKEYDWREEHRPGHYKGFKGNECKFETLHDHMKYVKRGFGRGTDQASADVRAGLLTREEGFEIAKKYDQQRPAYLDEFLDMANITEEEYNNVLKAMRQGKFRECR, from the coding sequence ATGACCAAACAAATGATCTTTACCGATACACCGCCGGATAATTACGGCGAACCGTTGTACAAAGAGTATCTTCAATACTGTACCCGCTGCTGTATGCCCAGCTCGAACGAGGGGATGCAGTTCGATGAACTCGGTATCTGTTTAGCGTGTCGTGCGCAAGAGCAAAAGATGCGGATAAACTGGAAAAAAAGCGAAGAAGTCCTTCGTGAAACCCTCGAGAGTTACAAAGAGAGATCGGGAGACAACTATGATTGTATTATCCCGATCAGCGGAGGAAAAGACAGCGTTTTCCAACTCCATGTCCTCAAAAAAGTGTACGGGATGAAACCGCTTGCCGTGACCTTTAACCATAACTGGTATTCGGAGATCGGTCGTTATAATCTCGAAAATGCCCTTGAAAAACTTGAAATTGACCATATCATGTTCACCCCGAATAAAGCATTGGTAAAAAAACTGTTCGTCAAATCGTTTTATAAAATCGGAGATTCTTGCTGGCATTGTCACGCCGGTGTGGGTGCATTTCCCCTCCAAATCGCCGTCAAATTCAACATTCCGCTCCTCATCTGGGGAGAATCGGTGTGTGAGAGCAGCGGTCGCGCCGATTTTCGCGATAACGTTCAAAAGTTCGACCGTGACTATTTCACCAAAGTCTCTGCCAAACTCTATCCTGAGCAGATGATTGACGAAGAGATCACCCGCAAAGATCTCAAACCGTTTGAATTGCCGAGTTTTGAGGATATCGAACGTGTCGGTGTCGTAGGATTGCATTTGGGGGATTATCTCTTTTGGGATGATGAGCGTCAGATGGAGTTTATCAAAAAAGAGTACGATTGGCGTGAAGAGCATCGTCCGGGACACTACAAAGGGTTCAAGGGGAACGAGTGCAAATTTGAAACCCTGCACGATCATATGAAGTACGTTAAACGGGGATTCGGTCGGGGAACCGATCAAGCAAGCGCCGATGTCCGTGCCGGATTGCTCACTCGTGAAGAGGGGTTTGAAATCGCTAAAAAGTACGACCAACAGCGCCCCGCGTATCTGGATGAATTTTTGGATATGGCGAACATCACCGAAGAAGAATACAACAATGTCCTCAAAGCGATGCGTCAAGGAAAATTCAGAGAGTGCCGATGA
- a CDS encoding amidase, producing MRLSDCTATELLERLKTNSTTPKEIAQSCIERIRAIDPMVNAWEYFDEAAIEAQLAKIGTYNRDDYPLYGIPVGVKDIYNTFDMPTQMGSPLWSDFTPGNDARMIHYLRRSGAVMLGKTVTAEFAVHYQDKTRNPHDLSRSPGTSSSGSAVAVATGMVPVALGSQTAGSISRPASYCGIYGFKPTFGVLPRIGVLKTTDSLDTLGFFARSVSDLALMFEASRVHGENYEFVHQYIDNYVSVPDKVYRIGIIKHPKWDLASESAKNAFEAWCARLKSPCLQVQTVTLPQFCDTIHATHQTIYDKSLAYYFKEEYAKHTLMSPIFYDIIQDGLRITKEEYQDALEKQSRETREFDAWMDSYDILITLATADEAPIGLTTSDIPDANLIWTYLGLPIATLPVLKGENHLPIGVSAVSRKYNDKLLLDFLQYLALLGILPMVSPITPNSKSKE from the coding sequence ATGAGATTGAGTGATTGTACTGCGACTGAATTATTAGAGCGTTTGAAAACAAACTCCACAACACCCAAAGAGATCGCCCAAAGCTGCATCGAACGTATTCGTGCAATTGATCCAATGGTCAATGCATGGGAGTATTTCGATGAGGCTGCGATTGAGGCGCAACTTGCCAAAATCGGAACCTATAACCGAGACGATTATCCCCTCTACGGCATCCCCGTCGGCGTCAAGGACATCTATAACACCTTTGATATGCCCACACAGATGGGCTCGCCGTTGTGGAGCGACTTTACCCCCGGTAACGATGCACGGATGATCCATTATCTTCGCCGCTCCGGTGCCGTGATGCTCGGAAAAACGGTAACGGCGGAGTTTGCCGTCCATTATCAGGATAAAACCCGAAACCCGCATGATTTGAGCCGATCACCGGGGACGTCATCGAGCGGTTCGGCCGTTGCGGTGGCAACGGGGATGGTTCCGGTCGCACTGGGCAGCCAAACGGCAGGTTCGATCAGCCGACCTGCGAGTTATTGCGGTATCTATGGATTTAAACCGACGTTTGGGGTATTGCCCCGTATCGGTGTATTGAAAACGACCGATTCGTTGGATACGCTCGGATTTTTTGCACGAAGTGTTAGTGATTTGGCGTTGATGTTTGAAGCATCCCGCGTGCATGGCGAGAATTACGAGTTTGTTCATCAATACATTGATAATTACGTCTCTGTCCCCGATAAAGTTTATCGGATCGGCATCATCAAACATCCTAAATGGGATTTAGCCTCTGAATCTGCCAAAAATGCCTTTGAGGCATGGTGCGCGCGTCTTAAATCTCCTTGTTTGCAGGTACAGACGGTTACGCTTCCCCAATTTTGCGATACGATTCATGCGACCCATCAGACAATCTACGATAAATCGCTTGCGTACTATTTCAAAGAAGAATACGCAAAACACACCCTGATGAGTCCTATCTTTTATGATATTATCCAAGATGGATTGCGTATAACGAAAGAGGAGTACCAAGATGCTTTGGAAAAACAATCGCGTGAAACACGCGAATTTGATGCATGGATGGATTCGTATGACATCCTCATCACCCTTGCTACCGCTGATGAAGCACCGATCGGGTTGACGACATCGGACATTCCTGATGCAAATTTGATCTGGACTTATTTAGGATTACCGATTGCGACCTTGCCGGTTTTAAAAGGAGAAAATCATTTGCCGATAGGGGTAAGTGCCGTTTCACGAAAATATAATGATAAACTGTTGCTTGATTTTTTACAGTATCTTGCGCTCTTGGGCATTTTGCCGATGGTTTCACCAATCACCCCCAATTCTAAATCGAAGGAATGA